From Humisphaera borealis, the proteins below share one genomic window:
- the ccsA gene encoding cytochrome c biogenesis protein, with amino-acid sequence MKVLKSIATALASLKITVVLLSLAIVLVFAGTLAQREDGIWQVVRDYFRCWVAFIPIKHLIPFADPAKIPGTIMFPGGYTIIVAILINLLCAHAMRFKFVRGDLLLVPLLAVSIPVVYLTQNNPNALNITLASLVGLGVLVLTCLLHKKRAGVIIIHFSLILLLLGEGVTGYLAKEGQMPITEGQAANWVQDIRAVELAVVDTSDPKVDKHVVIGGERLAKGGVIQDPRLPFDIRIDRFHWNSEALGPQQPQAQGNMLATAGAGKNLGIIGKPRVNGIDPNEVDVSAAFVTPVEKGGNALGTYLVTLPVWADGMLSKLNEPQAVEAGGKTYQMQLRFERGFRPFAIHLHKFTHDKFEGTAMARNFASQVTLLDPAKGVSREVTIKMNEPLRYAGETFFQASFRGDKTTILQVVKNPGWLMPYIACGLGALGMLIHFGIHLVGFLGKRSKAPPPGFALPPAPPKEPKRGKGNKSPDGGYSLAPVGSWPQASKWLPIGLAVFAAWYVIGHAFQGDYKSKQTPANRMNLTAFAEVPVSFDGRVMPIDSVARGNLKILSGRESIKLDDGGFMGMGATKIEAVEWFADTLAGNARSDTYKVFRIDHPEVKSLLGLKTEEKLFSWEDIAGKPGNMSKFQEQVTQVRKVADKQRDPYQQAVVKLYQHISRYIRLVNATEQSVLNDVLADERKGVELLVAALRAGVFVSPDVRSEAQHKAIFGNQLLRQLDRTVNYLGSEGGATDNLLFIAPLADGQKWQPLARVTVRQLRTTLGNVRNVLVHEPDKADIVAHFDEVEATLAEREAELGHNVEMPATQMESATAWFGMLRQLRNEDVSGFDASVASYINTVQAQAPKSASHQKAGFEMGFNRFDPFTVSLVFYIAVLVMSLGSMIGFTRPLWRSAIVLLSIALVVHSYGLIARMYISGRPPVTNLYSSAVFIGFGAALICLILEAIFRNGVSALTAAVLGIATTLIAGALDVRDVDTMAQLQAVLDTNWWLATHVVVITKGYTATFIAGIVAIVFIIRGLFTKELDSNLRKELYRMCYGIVCFAMFASFVGTILGGIWADQSWGRFWGWDPKENGAILIVLWNAVILHARWGGIVKERGFMVLCVVGIIITGWSWFGTNLMGIGLHAYGFIDGGVLALLLSWAVSGLIIVGGMMPKSLWRSYAAEAAIPTANIVPKPPKLPAATVG; translated from the coding sequence TTGAAGGTTTTGAAGTCCATCGCCACCGCGCTCGCCTCCCTCAAGATCACCGTCGTGCTTTTGAGCCTGGCGATCGTGCTGGTGTTCGCGGGCACCCTGGCGCAGCGTGAAGACGGCATCTGGCAGGTGGTTCGCGACTACTTCCGCTGCTGGGTTGCGTTCATCCCCATTAAGCACCTGATCCCCTTCGCCGACCCGGCCAAGATCCCCGGGACGATCATGTTCCCCGGCGGATACACGATCATTGTCGCGATCCTGATCAACCTGCTCTGCGCCCACGCGATGCGGTTCAAGTTCGTTCGCGGCGACCTACTGCTGGTGCCACTGCTGGCCGTCTCGATCCCGGTCGTCTATCTCACGCAGAACAACCCCAACGCGCTGAACATCACGCTTGCGTCGCTGGTCGGCCTTGGCGTGCTCGTGCTCACCTGCCTGCTCCACAAGAAGCGGGCCGGCGTCATCATCATCCACTTCTCGCTCATCCTGCTGCTGCTGGGCGAAGGCGTCACCGGATACCTCGCCAAGGAAGGGCAGATGCCCATCACCGAGGGGCAGGCCGCCAACTGGGTGCAGGACATTCGCGCGGTCGAACTGGCGGTGGTCGATACCTCCGACCCGAAGGTCGATAAGCATGTCGTCATCGGCGGCGAACGCCTGGCCAAGGGCGGCGTCATTCAGGACCCGCGGCTCCCGTTTGATATCCGCATCGACCGGTTTCACTGGAACTCCGAAGCGCTCGGACCTCAGCAGCCGCAGGCGCAGGGCAACATGCTCGCGACGGCCGGCGCGGGGAAAAACCTGGGCATCATCGGCAAGCCGAGGGTGAACGGCATCGACCCCAACGAGGTGGACGTGTCGGCGGCGTTCGTGACGCCGGTGGAAAAAGGCGGCAACGCGCTGGGCACCTATCTCGTCACGCTGCCGGTCTGGGCCGATGGCATGCTGTCGAAGCTGAATGAGCCGCAGGCGGTCGAGGCTGGCGGCAAGACCTACCAGATGCAGTTGCGATTCGAACGCGGCTTCCGCCCGTTCGCGATTCACCTGCACAAGTTCACGCACGACAAGTTCGAAGGCACCGCGATGGCGCGGAACTTCGCCAGCCAGGTGACACTGCTCGACCCGGCCAAGGGCGTGTCGCGTGAAGTCACGATCAAGATGAACGAGCCGCTGCGTTACGCCGGCGAGACGTTCTTCCAGGCGAGCTTCCGCGGCGACAAGACGACCATTCTGCAGGTGGTGAAGAACCCCGGCTGGTTGATGCCGTACATCGCCTGCGGGCTGGGCGCCCTGGGCATGCTGATTCACTTCGGCATTCACCTTGTCGGGTTCCTTGGAAAGCGCAGCAAGGCACCGCCGCCAGGTTTCGCACTGCCCCCCGCTCCTCCGAAGGAGCCCAAGCGCGGCAAAGGCAACAAATCGCCTGATGGCGGCTACTCGCTTGCACCCGTTGGCAGCTGGCCGCAGGCTTCCAAATGGCTCCCCATCGGTCTTGCCGTTTTCGCCGCATGGTATGTCATCGGTCACGCCTTCCAGGGCGACTACAAGTCCAAGCAGACCCCCGCGAACCGCATGAACCTGACGGCGTTCGCCGAGGTTCCGGTGTCGTTCGACGGGCGCGTGATGCCGATCGACTCGGTCGCCCGCGGCAACCTGAAGATCCTCAGCGGCCGCGAGTCGATCAAGCTCGACGACGGCGGCTTCATGGGGATGGGCGCGACGAAGATCGAAGCCGTCGAGTGGTTTGCCGACACGCTCGCCGGCAACGCGCGATCGGACACGTACAAGGTCTTCCGCATCGACCACCCCGAGGTCAAGAGCCTGCTCGGTCTGAAGACCGAAGAGAAGCTGTTCAGTTGGGAAGACATCGCCGGCAAGCCCGGGAACATGTCCAAGTTCCAGGAGCAGGTCACGCAGGTCCGCAAGGTCGCCGACAAGCAGCGCGATCCGTACCAGCAGGCGGTGGTGAAGCTGTACCAGCACATTTCGCGCTACATCCGGCTGGTGAACGCGACAGAACAGTCGGTGCTCAACGACGTCCTGGCCGACGAACGCAAAGGCGTGGAACTTCTGGTCGCGGCGCTGCGGGCCGGTGTGTTCGTCTCGCCGGACGTGCGGTCCGAAGCCCAGCACAAGGCGATCTTCGGCAACCAGTTGCTGCGGCAGTTGGACCGGACGGTGAACTACCTCGGCTCGGAAGGTGGCGCCACCGACAACCTGCTGTTCATCGCCCCGCTGGCCGACGGGCAGAAGTGGCAGCCACTGGCCCGTGTGACCGTGCGGCAGCTTCGCACGACGCTGGGCAACGTCCGTAACGTGCTGGTGCACGAGCCGGACAAGGCCGACATCGTCGCCCACTTCGACGAGGTCGAGGCGACGCTCGCCGAGCGGGAGGCAGAGCTGGGCCACAATGTCGAGATGCCCGCGACGCAGATGGAATCGGCCACCGCGTGGTTTGGCATGTTGCGGCAGTTGCGCAACGAGGATGTCAGCGGCTTCGATGCCAGCGTGGCTTCCTACATCAACACGGTTCAGGCGCAGGCTCCGAAATCCGCCAGCCATCAGAAGGCCGGCTTTGAGATGGGCTTTAACCGGTTCGACCCGTTCACGGTGTCCTTGGTGTTCTATATTGCTGTTCTCGTCATGTCGCTGGGATCGATGATCGGCTTCACCCGGCCACTCTGGCGGTCGGCGATTGTGCTGCTTTCCATCGCGCTCGTCGTTCACAGCTACGGCCTAATCGCCCGCATGTACATCTCGGGCCGCCCGCCCGTCACGAATCTCTACTCGTCCGCCGTCTTCATCGGGTTCGGCGCGGCGCTCATCTGCCTCATCCTCGAGGCGATCTTCCGCAATGGCGTCAGTGCCCTGACGGCGGCCGTCCTAGGCATCGCGACGACTCTGATCGCGGGCGCGCTCGATGTCCGCGACGTCGACACCATGGCACAGCTTCAGGCCGTTCTAGACACCAACTGGTGGCTCGCGACACACGTGGTTGTCATCACGAAAGGGTACACAGCCACCTTTATCGCCGGCATTGTCGCAATCGTGTTCATTATCCGCGGTCTGTTCACCAAGGAGCTCGACTCGAACCTACGCAAAGAGCTCTACCGCATGTGCTACGGCATCGTCTGCTTCGCGATGTTCGCCAGCTTCGTCGGGACGATTCTCGGCGGGATCTGGGCCGATCAGTCGTGGGGACGGTTCTGGGGCTGGGACCCGAAGGAGAACGGCGCGATCCTCATCGTCCTCTGGAACGCCGTCATCCTGCACGCCCGCTGGGGCGGCATCGTGAAGGAGCGCGGGTTCATGGTGCTGTGCGTCGTCGGCATCATCATCACCGGCTGGAGCTGGTTCGGCACCAACTTGATGGGCATCGGCCTGCACGCCTACGGCTTCATCGACGGCGGTGTGCTCGCATTGCTGCTGTCCTGGGCGGTGTCGGGGCTAATCATCGTCGGCGGCATGATGCCCAAGTCGCTCTGGCGGAGCTATGCGGCAGAGGCCGCCATCCCAACGGCGAATATCGTGCCGAAACCGCCCAAGCTCCCGGCTGCTACCGTGGGTTAA
- a CDS encoding AsmA family protein, which yields MTTDNAPERLDNPKSPAPDSAEATPAPRRRRWLKVLAGVVIALLLLVLLTPTLLSTSVARSFVVGKINDNLNGRVEIADWKISWTGGVTVTGVRIFDDKNSQIAQVESLSTQLSLVKAIGGDLKLGDTVVRGADFTLIQDPDGSINFAKLAKPSNKPDAPPSDLPDVSGNIRIESSRGMFVRNSGDPRTSQKVKMTDIAATVAIADINQPIDHSLSVTASVNDGPAGTLSVKGKASVIAARRVNIDNATLDETVELKSIDASAIAAFLPPAVVRQLSGQLNGGVIAKVAGGKSIEIRGDIGGKQITFANASFAPGEAYQTDELSILLPLTISLPKGLGDVASAVVRTDGAIGLKTGQVQLSVAVDAPLASLMSAAKNQTVALPGKLNQTLVVDLVPLAAMLPNTIGLKPGSSLSGGRFEQTVTADLSPGQSNVVVTVDVKDIAGEAPIAGAQGQPIKQPFAVEPVSLSINAISRGGGLTAPDVRDLTLNLTSGFATGTVTAPTLASLKGSIDADLAKLKQQLGQFLSLDETPLAGKVNIAADSTGDPTKPSEPAKFSVIVTGTDIDTLVGGKAVKQALVRAGISGTVLRTETGDVKEVRDLSVSAIVGNPTSPTVDVQIAVPAMTYVPPTSAVAAGRYDIPAFTITKVNVALKQAMADFGAFVPAMREYDLSAGALSVSGTGSMVDGAMRFDGAVATTNVDLGRYLALSATGPAARIRQRTEVLAGYSLTANLGATYQPLPDGGAKLTVAKLDVADNRKWLSLRSPGELIVNLPKAGSPQAAGKLALDLDLAQTHDLSRRFMASTKEVIAEASSPDKPVLVKKGLLVATIDLKQNADGSMVLALDGGIDALTVAGNKPVLTDEKLTLAVKASTGPKLASAVLEQLQLKSGLANVDASGQFALSRVVGDTTESVPPLEVVKKMSVKVSTPELAKLQAVAEAFRATNRPAVTFGPEKPEHRGGQTSLPGGQTFLSVTREETRDSNAKGSSAFENYNRSRVTGKNAYPPRGLPIEVAAADEKLPAGTPVPATLPAAAPSMLEQIGEIRISELSASGLGTTLVLKEPLVARSPSELMALFTPPAKAGAATQPVAAAPATTPPATQPTPTPPAKIAGGSATISLDITGDGKTLTIVPVVQTSKLAVTVGTATRDLGDISVKSTLAVATRAPNAAAVAPALAGSFTVAGQIEPLMELSAFLGGNKPQSPYAGAINITQKLATEGAVIKLQGGGTVADFLARDAAGKTTFTEKTIRIDDDLSFDTAGVGTLALSKLGVVFESSGAMSLGVTGKIIDLSRTRTFDNLVADVSYDAEKLWPIIHGMMADPATPADKDPYKDYVIKGKASRRFALGGSLPATDDKGNVIPTAVALRSLIARGSVALDLVEAEGLTIQKLDIPVTLVGGVMKVIDDSKPEGQQKPTPIACNSGTIDLGGIAIDLNGEFPLLNIPANLPLLSKVQLNPALAKSLGDLVNNPLFVPSAETKGIMDVTIVECRDVPLGKMLKVNSRENKGYAVATFSFSGAQFKNTTVTDLLGYLKVDADSLQGSIRDGKVTYSRGYIGHDMTFVLGERQERTIHLYGRVKMADSTLEPLTMLFSASWFGGDIAKFVPKGVPLSMTGNFSAPRYNFATAVHEALTQNYLSGKPEDIANLIDIFSGKKKSPASPATRGSVGANPGVNPGVAPATKPADKAQDNPFGILGDILGQAARDKEKKEQEKKEKERREKEKRDAKKKQSGDDR from the coding sequence ATGACCACCGACAACGCTCCCGAACGCCTTGATAACCCCAAGAGCCCCGCGCCAGATAGCGCCGAAGCGACGCCGGCGCCGCGCCGCCGGCGCTGGCTGAAGGTTCTCGCCGGGGTCGTGATAGCGTTGCTTCTGCTGGTGCTCCTGACGCCGACGCTCCTCAGTACCTCCGTCGCCCGCTCGTTCGTCGTCGGCAAGATCAACGACAACCTCAACGGCCGCGTCGAAATCGCCGACTGGAAGATCTCCTGGACCGGCGGCGTCACCGTTACCGGCGTTCGCATCTTTGACGACAAGAACAGCCAGATCGCCCAGGTCGAATCGCTCTCCACCCAGCTTTCGCTGGTCAAGGCGATCGGCGGCGATCTGAAGCTGGGCGACACCGTCGTTCGCGGGGCGGACTTCACACTCATCCAGGACCCCGACGGCTCGATCAATTTCGCCAAACTCGCCAAGCCCAGCAACAAGCCCGATGCGCCGCCGTCCGACCTGCCCGACGTCAGCGGCAACATCCGCATCGAAAGCAGTCGGGGCATGTTCGTCCGCAACAGCGGCGACCCGAGGACCTCGCAGAAAGTGAAGATGACCGACATCGCCGCCACGGTGGCGATCGCCGACATCAACCAGCCGATCGATCACAGCCTGTCGGTGACGGCGTCGGTCAATGACGGCCCGGCGGGCACGCTGAGCGTCAAGGGCAAGGCTTCGGTCATCGCCGCCCGGCGCGTGAACATCGATAACGCGACGCTCGACGAGACCGTCGAACTGAAGTCCATCGACGCCAGCGCGATCGCGGCGTTTCTCCCGCCAGCCGTCGTCCGGCAACTGTCCGGCCAGCTCAACGGCGGCGTGATCGCCAAGGTTGCCGGCGGCAAGTCGATTGAAATCCGCGGCGACATCGGCGGGAAGCAGATCACCTTCGCCAACGCCTCTTTCGCCCCCGGTGAAGCTTACCAAACCGACGAGCTGTCGATCCTGCTGCCGCTGACCATCAGCCTGCCCAAGGGGCTGGGCGACGTCGCGTCGGCCGTCGTTCGCACCGACGGTGCGATCGGGCTGAAAACGGGACAGGTCCAATTGTCCGTCGCCGTCGATGCCCCGCTGGCGTCGCTGATGTCGGCGGCAAAGAACCAGACCGTCGCGCTGCCCGGAAAACTCAACCAGACGCTCGTCGTCGATCTCGTCCCGCTGGCGGCAATGCTGCCCAACACGATCGGCCTGAAGCCAGGGTCGTCGCTCAGCGGCGGACGGTTCGAGCAGACCGTCACCGCCGACCTGTCGCCGGGGCAATCCAATGTCGTGGTCACGGTTGACGTCAAAGACATCGCCGGCGAGGCGCCGATCGCGGGCGCTCAGGGTCAACCCATCAAACAGCCGTTCGCCGTCGAGCCCGTTTCGCTCAGCATTAACGCGATCAGTCGCGGCGGCGGATTGACCGCACCGGACGTGCGCGATCTGACACTGAACCTGACGAGTGGCTTTGCGACCGGAACCGTCACCGCGCCCACCCTCGCGAGCCTGAAGGGCTCAATCGACGCCGACCTGGCCAAGCTCAAGCAGCAGCTCGGCCAGTTCCTGTCGTTGGACGAAACGCCGCTCGCCGGGAAGGTGAACATTGCCGCCGACAGCACCGGCGACCCGACCAAACCTTCGGAGCCGGCCAAGTTTTCCGTCATCGTCACCGGGACCGACATCGATACGCTCGTCGGCGGCAAGGCGGTCAAGCAGGCGCTGGTCCGCGCCGGCATTTCCGGCACCGTGCTCCGAACCGAGACCGGCGACGTGAAGGAAGTACGCGACCTCAGCGTCTCGGCGATCGTCGGCAACCCGACATCGCCGACCGTCGATGTGCAGATTGCCGTCCCGGCAATGACCTACGTTCCGCCGACGTCCGCCGTTGCCGCCGGTCGTTATGACATCCCCGCGTTCACGATCACCAAGGTCAACGTCGCGCTGAAGCAGGCGATGGCCGACTTCGGTGCGTTCGTACCGGCGATGAGGGAGTACGACCTCTCCGCCGGCGCGCTGAGCGTCAGCGGCACCGGTTCGATGGTCGACGGTGCGATGCGCTTCGACGGCGCGGTCGCGACGACCAACGTCGATCTCGGCCGCTACCTGGCGCTGTCGGCCACCGGCCCGGCGGCGCGCATCCGCCAGCGGACCGAAGTTCTCGCCGGCTACTCCCTCACCGCCAACCTCGGTGCAACCTATCAGCCGCTGCCGGATGGCGGCGCGAAGCTGACCGTCGCAAAGCTTGATGTCGCCGACAACCGCAAGTGGCTCTCGCTGCGCAGCCCCGGCGAGCTGATCGTCAACCTGCCCAAGGCCGGCTCTCCGCAGGCGGCGGGCAAGCTCGCGCTCGATCTTGATCTGGCGCAAACCCACGACCTGAGCCGCCGGTTTATGGCATCAACCAAGGAAGTCATCGCCGAGGCCTCCAGCCCCGACAAACCGGTCCTGGTGAAGAAGGGCCTGCTCGTCGCGACGATCGACCTCAAGCAAAACGCCGACGGCAGCATGGTGCTGGCGCTCGACGGCGGGATCGACGCGCTCACCGTCGCCGGCAACAAGCCGGTGCTGACGGACGAGAAGCTGACACTAGCCGTCAAGGCATCAACCGGGCCCAAACTGGCATCGGCGGTGCTCGAACAACTGCAGCTCAAGAGCGGCTTGGCGAACGTCGATGCGAGCGGGCAGTTCGCGCTCAGCCGAGTCGTCGGCGACACCACCGAAAGCGTTCCGCCGCTGGAGGTGGTCAAGAAGATGTCGGTGAAGGTGTCGACGCCGGAGCTGGCGAAACTGCAGGCGGTTGCCGAGGCGTTCCGGGCGACGAATCGGCCGGCGGTGACCTTCGGACCGGAAAAGCCAGAGCATCGTGGAGGACAGACATCGCTTCCCGGGGGACAGACATTTTTGTCTGTCACTCGGGAGGAAACCCGGGATTCGAACGCAAAGGGCTCCTCTGCATTCGAGAACTACAATAGGTCCCGAGTGACAGGCAAGAATGCCTATCCCCCACGAGGCCTTCCGATCGAAGTCGCCGCGGCTGACGAAAAGCTTCCCGCCGGCACGCCGGTCCCGGCGACGCTTCCGGCCGCCGCTCCTTCAATGCTCGAGCAGATCGGGGAAATCCGCATCAGCGAGCTATCCGCTTCGGGCCTGGGCACGACGCTGGTTCTGAAAGAGCCGTTGGTCGCCCGCAGCCCGTCAGAGCTGATGGCCCTCTTCACGCCGCCCGCCAAAGCCGGCGCGGCCACTCAGCCCGTGGCGGCAGCACCTGCGACAACACCGCCGGCGACCCAGCCTACGCCCACCCCGCCTGCGAAAATCGCCGGCGGCTCGGCAACGATCTCGCTCGACATCACCGGCGACGGCAAAACGCTCACCATCGTACCGGTCGTGCAAACGTCAAAGCTCGCCGTCACCGTCGGCACGGCCACCCGCGACCTAGGCGACATCAGCGTCAAATCAACCCTTGCGGTCGCCACCCGCGCCCCAAACGCCGCCGCGGTCGCTCCGGCACTGGCCGGTTCGTTTACCGTGGCCGGGCAGATCGAACCGCTGATGGAACTGTCGGCGTTTCTCGGCGGGAACAAGCCGCAGTCGCCTTACGCCGGCGCGATCAACATCACCCAGAAGCTGGCCACCGAAGGCGCGGTGATCAAGCTTCAGGGCGGCGGCACGGTCGCCGACTTCCTCGCCCGCGACGCCGCCGGCAAGACGACCTTCACCGAGAAGACCATCCGCATCGACGACGACCTGTCGTTCGATACCGCCGGCGTCGGAACGCTGGCTTTGTCGAAGCTCGGCGTGGTCTTCGAATCCAGCGGCGCGATGAGCCTGGGCGTGACGGGGAAGATCATCGATCTCAGCCGCACGCGCACGTTCGACAACCTCGTCGCCGATGTGTCGTACGACGCCGAGAAGCTCTGGCCGATCATCCACGGCATGATGGCCGACCCGGCCACGCCGGCAGACAAGGACCCGTACAAGGATTACGTCATCAAGGGCAAAGCCAGCCGCAGGTTCGCGCTCGGCGGCAGCCTGCCGGCGACGGACGACAAGGGCAACGTCATCCCGACCGCCGTCGCGCTGCGCAGCCTGATCGCCCGCGGCAGTGTTGCGTTGGACCTGGTGGAGGCCGAGGGACTGACCATTCAGAAGCTCGACATCCCCGTCACGCTCGTCGGCGGTGTGATGAAAGTGATCGACGACAGCAAACCTGAAGGCCAGCAGAAGCCGACGCCGATCGCCTGCAACAGCGGCACGATCGACCTCGGCGGCATCGCGATCGATCTCAACGGCGAGTTCCCCCTGCTGAATATCCCGGCGAATCTGCCGCTGCTGAGCAAGGTGCAGCTCAACCCGGCACTGGCCAAATCGCTCGGCGACCTGGTGAACAACCCGCTGTTCGTTCCGTCGGCCGAGACCAAGGGGATCATGGACGTCACGATCGTGGAATGCCGCGACGTGCCGCTGGGCAAGATGCTCAAGGTGAACAGCCGGGAGAACAAGGGATACGCGGTCGCGACGTTTAGCTTCAGCGGGGCGCAGTTCAAGAACACGACGGTGACCGACCTTCTCGGCTACCTGAAGGTCGACGCCGACAGCTTGCAGGGGAGCATTCGCGACGGCAAGGTCACTTATAGCCGCGGATACATCGGCCATGACATGACGTTCGTTCTCGGCGAACGACAGGAGCGGACCATCCATCTCTACGGTAGGGTCAAGATGGCCGACAGCACCCTCGAACCGCTGACGATGCTCTTCTCGGCGAGCTGGTTCGGCGGCGACATCGCGAAGTTCGTCCCCAAGGGTGTACCGCTGTCGATGACCGGCAACTTCTCCGCGCCGCGGTACAACTTCGCGACAGCCGTTCATGAGGCACTCACGCAGAACTACCTCAGCGGCAAGCCGGAGGATATCGCTAACCTGATCGACATTTTCAGCGGAAAGAAGAAGTCGCCGGCAAGTCCCGCCACCCGCGGTAGCGTGGGGGCGAACCCGGGTGTCAATCCCGGAGTTGCCCCGGCGACCAAACCGGCCGACAAGGCGCAGGACAATCCGTTCGGAATTCTCGGCGATATTCTCGGCCAAGCCGCCAGGGACAAGGAAAAGAAGGAACAGGAGAAGAAGGAGAAAGAGCGACGCGAAAAGGAGAAACGCGACGCCAAGAAGAAGCAGTCCGGGGACGACCGGTAG
- a CDS encoding NAD+ synthase: MRIALCQINPTVGDIAGNLTKHLEFIAAARKAGAELAVFPELSLLGYPPKDLLLKRSFVDDSLAALEELAGQTRGLDVIVGYADRNANPVGRPLHNAVALLRDGQVASRHFKTLLPTYDVFDESRYFEPGRRDERENLVEVTSAEGRHIIGMSICEDLWNDEQLIARRLYHENPIADLMSVGAELLVNASASPFVLGKHAFRLELFAAQARRFGKPIVYVNQVGGNDELVFDGNSVVIDGSGKLIATGKAFGEDLLIAEVGIPKLLKPTEPIGMPADYPPPLSAMPAASAYAGERTDMRADRMLSAPDSYEEADLEAVFKALVLGLRDYVHKTGFKSVVLGLSGGIDSALTAALAAEAFGPEKVVGVAMPSKFSSDHSIGDARDLAKNLGLNFHTIPIKDVHAAFESTLAGVFKGLAPDVTEENLQARSRGVILMAISNKLNHLLLTTGNKSELAVGYCTLYGDMCGGLAVISDVPKTLVWELSRYYNRSKGREMIPQSSIDKVPSAELRPNQTDQDSLPPYEVLDGILFRYVEEEKGPRQIIAEGFDEATVNRMIRLIDRSEYKRRQAAPGLKVTSRAFGFGRRMPIAQRYSP; the protein is encoded by the coding sequence ATGAGGATCGCCCTCTGCCAGATCAACCCGACCGTCGGCGACATCGCCGGGAACCTGACCAAGCACCTGGAATTCATCGCCGCTGCTCGCAAGGCGGGCGCCGAGCTTGCTGTCTTTCCGGAGCTTTCGCTGCTGGGGTACCCGCCTAAAGACCTGCTGCTGAAGCGGTCTTTCGTGGACGATTCACTAGCGGCGTTGGAGGAGCTCGCGGGCCAGACCCGGGGGCTCGATGTGATCGTCGGCTACGCCGATCGCAACGCCAACCCGGTCGGCCGGCCGCTGCACAATGCGGTGGCGCTGCTGCGGGACGGGCAGGTAGCAAGCCGGCACTTCAAGACGCTGCTGCCCACCTACGACGTGTTCGACGAAAGCCGTTACTTCGAACCCGGCCGACGCGACGAGCGCGAGAACCTGGTGGAAGTCACCTCGGCCGAAGGACGCCACATCATCGGCATGAGCATCTGCGAAGATCTCTGGAACGATGAGCAACTCATCGCCCGGCGGCTGTATCACGAGAATCCCATCGCCGATCTGATGAGCGTCGGTGCAGAGCTGCTAGTGAACGCCAGCGCCAGCCCGTTCGTGCTGGGCAAGCACGCGTTCCGGCTCGAACTGTTCGCCGCCCAGGCCCGTCGGTTCGGCAAGCCGATCGTGTACGTCAATCAGGTCGGCGGAAACGACGAGCTGGTGTTCGACGGCAACAGCGTCGTCATCGACGGCAGCGGCAAGTTGATCGCCACCGGCAAGGCGTTCGGCGAAGACCTGCTGATCGCCGAGGTGGGCATTCCTAAGCTGCTGAAGCCGACCGAGCCGATCGGCATGCCGGCCGACTACCCACCGCCGCTGTCGGCCATGCCCGCCGCATCGGCTTATGCGGGCGAGCGGACAGACATGCGGGCCGATCGGATGCTCAGTGCGCCCGATTCCTACGAGGAAGCCGACCTGGAAGCGGTCTTCAAGGCGCTGGTGCTGGGTCTTCGCGACTACGTTCACAAGACCGGCTTCAAGTCGGTGGTGCTGGGGCTATCGGGCGGAATCGACTCGGCCCTGACGGCCGCACTGGCCGCCGAGGCGTTCGGGCCGGAAAAGGTCGTCGGCGTAGCCATGCCGAGCAAGTTCAGTTCCGATCACAGCATCGGCGATGCTCGCGACCTGGCGAAGAACCTCGGCCTCAACTTCCACACCATCCCAATCAAGGACGTTCACGCGGCGTTCGAAAGCACGCTGGCCGGCGTCTTCAAAGGTCTTGCACCAGACGTTACCGAAGAGAACCTTCAGGCTCGCAGTCGCGGCGTCATCCTGATGGCGATCTCGAACAAGCTGAACCACCTGCTGCTCACCACCGGAAACAAGAGCGAACTGGCCGTCGGTTACTGCACGCTCTACGGCGACATGTGCGGCGGATTGGCGGTCATCTCCGACGTGCCGAAGACGCTGGTCTGGGAGTTGTCGCGGTACTACAACCGCTCCAAGGGCCGTGAGATGATTCCGCAGAGCAGTATCGACAAGGTCCCCAGCGCCGAGCTGCGACCAAACCAGACCGACCAGGATTCGCTGCCGCCTTACGAAGTGCTCGACGGAATCCTGTTCCGCTATGTGGAAGAGGAGAAGGGCCCGCGGCAGATCATCGCCGAGGGGTTCGATGAGGCGACGGTCAATCGAATGATCCGCCTGATCGACCGCAGCGAGTATAAGCGCCGCCAGGCCGCGCCGGGTCTTAAGGTGACCAGCCGAGCTTTCGGTTTCGGCCGGCGGATGCCGATCGCGCAGCGGTATTCGCCTTGA